A stretch of the Euleptes europaea isolate rEulEur1 chromosome 14, rEulEur1.hap1, whole genome shotgun sequence genome encodes the following:
- the TMEM25 gene encoding transmembrane protein 25 yields the protein MAAARRRLLLLLLLPALLRPGVAEPEAPGEGRAFTCLSPAPSLSWYLDGEGSGASSSPAAFEESGGGGGGGPVVGTARRLDRRLNCSAVDPATGHESRAAVVLHVQFQPELLPVDGRADEGRGPGLLLVLLVLVQASPPARITWVDADGRRTVDTSHFLIVDAKTYPWLSRRAVEVQLRTWARNDSHAAGRANASALLPGFLDTRIELPLLALLVGAAVTLGVFVGLGTLISCVVYQKGKKAAGLTRPAPLPASDSNHLMPQGPRLPRANMSLPSNLQLNVLTPEPKADGVEDEEGALSEPENSLALENRGLSRFPMVGYIYRASSVSSEEIWL from the exons AtggcggcggcgcggcggcggctgctgctgctgctgctgctgccggcgcTCCTGcggccag GCGTGGCGGAGCCGGAGGCCCCGGGCGAGGGCCGCGCCTTCACGTGCCTGTCGCCTGCGCCCAGCCTGTCGTGGTACCTCGACGGCGAGGGGAGCGGCGCCTCCAGCAGTCCTGCCGCCTTCGAggagagcggcggcggcggcggcggcggccccgtgGTGGGGACGGCGCGCCGCCTGGACCGCCGCCTCAACTGCTCGGCCGTCGACCCGGCCACCGGCCACGAGTCCCGCGCCGCCGTCGTCCTGCACGTGCAGT TTCAGCCCGAGCTGTTGCCGGTGGACGGCCGCGCCGACGAAGGGCGGGGCCCCGGCCTGCTGCTGGTGCTCTTGGTGCTGGTGCAGGCCAGCCCCCCGGCCCGCATCACCTGGGTGGACGCGGACGGCCGCCGGACGGTCGACACCTCCCACTTCCTCATCGTGGACGCCAAGACCTACCCCTGGCTGAGCCGCCGCGCCGTGGAGGTGCAGCTGCGCACCTGGGCCCGCAACGACTCCCACGCAGCCGGCCGCGCCAACGCCTCTGCTCTGCTGCCCG GTTTCCTGGACACCCGCATTGAACTGCCCCTCCTGGCCCTGCTTGTGGGTGCTGCTGTGACCCTGGGGGTGTTCGTGGGCCTGGGGACACTCATCAGCTGTGTGGTATAccagaaaggaaagaaggctgCAG GACTCACCCGGCCAGCCCCGTTGCCTGCGAG TGACTCAAACCACCTGATGCCACAAGGGCCCCGGCTGCCGCGGGCAAACATGTCCCTACCCTCCAACCTCCAGCTCAACGTCCTCACGCCAGAGCCAAaag CCGATGGAGTGGAGGACGAGGAGGGGGCCCTCTCAGAGCCAGAGAATAGCCTCGCCTTGGAGAACAGAG GTCTCAGCCGCTTCCCCATGGTCGGGTACATCTACAGAGCATCGAGTGTCAGCAGCGAAGAGATCTGGCTGTAA
- the ARCN1 gene encoding coatomer subunit delta encodes MVLLAAAVCTKAGKAIVSRQFVEMTRTRIEGLLAAFPKLMNTGKQHTFVETESVRYVYQPMEKLYMVLITTKNSNILEDLETLRLFSRVIPEYCRALEENEISDHCFDLIFAFDEIVALGYRENVNLAQIRTFTEMDSHEEKVFRAVRETQEREAKAEMRRKAKELQQARRDAERRGTKAPGFGGFGSSAVSGSTTAAMITETIIETEKPKVTPAPTRPSGSNKALKLGAKGKEVDNFVDKLKSEGENITSSAGKRSSEAATVFTPPINMESVHMKIEEKISLTCGRDGGLQNMELHGMIMLRIQDEKFARIRIHVENEDKKGVQLQTHPNVDKKLFTTESLIGLKNPEKSFPINSDVGVLKWRLQTTEESFIPLTINCWPSESGSGCDVNIEYELQEDSLELNDVVITIPLPSGVGTPVIGEIDGEYRHDSRRSILEWCLPVIDAKNKSGSLEFSITGQPNDFFPVHVSFLSKKNYCNIQVIKVTQVDGNSPVRFSTETTFLVDKYEIL; translated from the exons atg GTGCTGCTGGCGGCCGCCGTGTGCACGAAGGCGGGCAAGGCCATCGTGTCGCGCCAGTTCGTGGAGATGACGCGCACCCGCATCGAGGGGCTGCTGGCCGCCTTCCCCAAGCTCATGAACACGGGCAAGCAGCACACCTTCGTGGAGACGGAGAGCGTCCGCTACGTCTACCAGCCCATGGAGAAGCTCTACATGGTGCTCATCACCACCAAGAACAGCAACATCCTGGAGGACCTGGAGACGCTGCGCCTCTTCTCCCGGGTG ATCCCTGAATATTGCAGAGCGTTGGAAGAGAATGAGATTTCTGACCACTGCTTTGATCTGATCTTTGCCTTCGACGAGATCGTTGCCCTTGGGTACCGGGAGAATGTCAACCTGGCCCAGATCCGCACCTTCACAGAGATGGACTCGCATGAGGAGAAGGTCTTCAGAGCTGTCCGTGAG ACGCAAGAACGTGAGGCTAAGGCTGAAATGCGTCGGAAAGCTAAGGAGCTGCAGCAAGCACGGAGGGACGCTGAGCGACGAGGCACAAAAGCACCCGGGTTTGGTGGCTTTGGAAGCTCAGCTGTGTCAGGAAGCACCACGGCTGCCATGATCACTGAGACCATCATTGAGACAGAGAAGCCAAAAGTGACTCCAGCACCAACCAG GCCGTCTGGATCGAACAAGGCACTCAAGCTGGGCGCCAAAGGGAAAGAAGTCGATAACTTTGTGGACAAGTTGAAATCTGAAGGAGAAAATATAACCTCTTCAGCAGGCAAACGGTCCTCTGAAGCAGCCACAGTGTTTACTCCGCCTATAAACATGGAGAG TGTGCACATGAAAATTGAGGAGAAGATCTCGCTGACCTGTGGCCGTGATGGGGGGCTGCAAAACATGGAGCTGCATGGAATGATCATGCTGCGGATCCAGGATGAAAAGTTTGCCCGGATTCGGATCCATGTTGAGAACGAGGACAAGAAGGGTGTGCAGCTGCAG ACTCACCCCAACGTTGACAAGAAGCTCTTTACAACAGAGTCCTTGATTGGCTTGAAGAACCCTGAAAAGTCTTTCCCCATAAATAGCGACGTGGGGGTATTAAAGTGGCGGTTGCAGACCACAGAAGAGTCTTTTATCCCACTGACAA TTAACTGCTGGCCATCGGAGAGCGGCAGCGGCTGCGATGTCAACATTGAGTATGAGCTGCAGGAGGACAGCCTGGAGCTGAACGACGTGGTGATCACTATTCCCTTGCC GTCTGGTGTGGGCACTCCAGTGATTGGCGAAATTGATGGGGAGTACCGTCACGATAGCCGAAGGAGCATCCTCGAGTGGTGCCTGCCTGTGATCGATGCCAAAAACAAGAGCGGCAGCCTGGAGTTCAGCATCACCGGGCAGCCCAATGACTTCTTCCCTGTGCACGTCTCCTTCCTTTCCAAGAAGAACTACTGCAACATCCAG GTTATCAAAGTGACCCAGGTAGATGGGAACAGCCCTGTAAGATTCTCCACAGAGACCACCTTCCTCGTGGACAAGTATGAGATCCTGTAG
- the IFT46 gene encoding intraflagellar transport protein 46 homolog, whose protein sequence is MAAAAAAAPSPRGSLSPSLPLRSAAEAATQDGGPEPRPPSGSDVTTHARRRGPTDSLARGAAPAPPPAAAPPPAAAAAAALALQTRLVENQPYDESLDVTEPEDVASLYAPSPARPGPRPPRGRQQHKAVAADRSSEEEEEDEEEEDEEDEEEEEERGVGEGGRLKAGGGLALGPVPALPPPAAQGAPAGPPHGGGKKKGASSASSGPQRRFGENEVEDEDEDSSETDSEDDDEDEEHGAPLEGAYNPAEYDCLPVSLEIKDLFQYIRRYSPQMIDLEHKLRPFIPDFIPAVGDIDAFLKVPRPDGKPDNLGLLVLDEPSTKQSDPTVLSLWLTENSKQHNVAQQVKVKSLENAEKNPKAIDSWIESISELHRCKPPASVHYARPMPDIDTLMQEWSPEFEELLGKVSLPTADISCSLAEYTDMICAILDIPVYKSRIQSLHTLFSLYSEFKNSQHFKAPAENKKATSPPSNSASLAGETDILNFP, encoded by the exons atggcggcggcggcggcggcagctccgAGTCCGCGCGGCTCCCTCTCTCCGTCCCTCCCGCTGCGCTCCGCTGCCGAGGCTGCCACACAAGATGGCGGCCCCGAGCCACGTCCGCCAAGCGGAAGCGACGTCACGACGCACGCGAGGCGACGTGGCCCGACCGACTCTCTCGCGAG GGGAGCAGCGCCGGCCCCCCCGCCCGccgcggcccccccccccgccgccgccgccgccgcggcgcTGGCGCTGCAGACGAGGCTGGTGGAGAACCAGCCCTACGACGAGAGCCTCGACGTCACCGAGCCCGAGGACGTGGCCAGCCTCTACGCCCCCAGCCCCGCCCGCCCAG ggCCCCGCCCGCCCCGAGGCCGACAGCAGCACAAGGCCGTGGCCGCCGACCgcagcagcgaggaggaggaggaggacgaggaggaagaggacgaggaagacgaggaggaggaggaggagaggggggtcgGCGAGGGGGGGCGCCTGAAGGCGGGGGGCGGCCTGGCCCTGGGCCCCGTCCCGGCCCTGCCCCCGCCCGCCGCCCAGGGCGCCCCCGCCGGCCCCCCGCACGGCGGCGGCAAGAAGAAGGGGGCGTCGTCGGCGTCTTCAGGCCCCCAGCGCCGCTTCGGCGAGAACGAGGTGGAGGATGAGGACGAGGACTCCTCGGAGACAGACTCGGAGGACGACGATGAGGACGAGGAGCACGGAGCGCCcttggaggg GGCCTACAACCCCGCGGAGTACGACTGCCTGCCCGTCTCTCTGGAGATCAAGGACCTGTTCCAGTACATCCGCAG GTATTCTCCGCAGATGATTGACCTGGAGCACAAGCTGAGGCCGTTCATCCCGGACTTCATCCCTGCAGTAGGGGACATCGACGCCTTCTTAAAG GTTCCCCGCCCAGATGGGAAGCCAGATAACCTGGGTTTGTTGGTGCTAGATGAACCGTCGACTAAGCAGTCAGACCCTACGGTGCTTTCCCTCTGGCTGACGGAAAACTCCAAGCAGCACAACGTGGCT CAGCAGGTAAAAGTGAAGAGCCTGGAGAATGCCGAGAAGAACCCCAAAGCCATTGACAGCTGGATCGAGAGCATCAGTGAACTCCATCGCTGCAAGCCTCCAGCCTCTGTCCATTATGCCAG GCCCATGCCTGACATAGACACACTGATGCAGGAGTGGTCTCCTGAGTTTGAAGAACTGCTAGGGAAG GTGAGCCTTCCGACAGCAGACATCAGCTGCAGCCTTGCCGAGTACACGGACATGATATGTG CAATTCTGGACATTCCTGTCTACAAGAGCCGCATCCAATCCCTGCATACGCTGTTCTCACTGTACTCCGAGTTCAAGAACTCCCAG CACTTCAAGGCCCCAGCAGAGAACAAGAAGGCAACAAGCCCTCCCTCCAACTCTGCTTCACTAGCTGGAGAGACGGACATACTGAATTTCCCCTAA
- the TTC36 gene encoding tetratricopeptide repeat protein 36, with product MGTAEARALLQSLFHPPVPLGVASPEEEEEDLPPPQEAGPFAPELLEQAINLELQGVAAAEAGEVDAALERFGQAIQLLPERASAYNNRAQALRLKGDPAGAMEDLDTALELSKGAGRVARQAFVQRGLIQRLQGHDEAARKDFAQAARLGSTFARQQLVLMNPYAALCNQMLAAAMKKLCGPGSLREKPCEGGGHGLGTAFGLQSNPGLAKSHLDKASQGDASHDA from the exons ATGGGAACAGCCGAGGCCAGGGCCCTTCTGCAAAGCCTCTTCCACCCTCCTGTCCCACTGGGGGTAGccagcccggaggaggaggaggaggacttgccACCACCACAGGAAGCAG GACCATTTGCGCCAGAGCTGCTGGAACAAGCCATCAATCTGGAGCTCCAGGGGGTTGCAGCGGCTGAGGCAGGAGAGGTGGATGCCGCCCTGGAGAGATTTGGCCAAGCCATCCAGCTGCTCCCAGAGCGAGCCTCTGCCTACAACAACCGGGCACAGGCCCTCCGCCTCAAGGGGGATCCAGCAG GAGCCATGGAGGACCTGGACACCGCTCTGGAGCTGAGCAAGGGGGCTGGCCGGGTGGCCCGCCAGGCATTTGTACAGCGGGGGCTCATTCAGCGGCTACAGGGGCATGACGAGGCTGCCCGGAAAGATTTTGCACAAGCTGCCCGGCTGGGAAGCACCTTTGCACGCCAGCAGCTGGTGCTGATGAACCCCTACGCAGCCCTTTGCAACCAGATGTTGGCGGCAGCAATGAAAAAGCTGTGTGGCCCGGGCAGCCTGAGAGAAAAGCCCTGCGAGGGGGGAGGCCACGGCTTAGGCACCGCCTTTGgcctgcagagcaaccctggctTGGCCAAAAGCCACCTTGACAAGGCCTCTCAAGGTGATGCATCCCATGATGCGTGA